In a single window of the Micromonospora inositola genome:
- a CDS encoding VOC family protein, translating into MPDLAAIVIHCRDPYLLAPFWSAVTGLPVAKVDQVRLADRSLGPTQAVLLRDPSGHRPDIWISPADDLPAPGRIHLDLVGDAEERAAVLGAGATVVRELPRWTVLADPEGNEFCLLPRAEAHGDQTPPGH; encoded by the coding sequence ATGCCCGACCTCGCCGCGATCGTGATCCACTGCCGCGACCCGTACCTGCTCGCGCCGTTCTGGAGCGCGGTCACCGGCCTGCCGGTGGCCAAGGTTGATCAGGTCCGGCTCGCCGACCGTTCGCTCGGGCCGACCCAGGCGGTGCTGTTGCGCGACCCGTCGGGGCACCGGCCCGACATCTGGATCAGCCCGGCGGACGACCTGCCCGCACCCGGCCGGATCCACCTCGACCTGGTCGGCGACGCCGAGGAGCGGGCGGCGGTGCTGGGGGCCGGGGCCACGGTGGTGCGCGAGCTGCCGCGGTGGACGGTGCTGGCCGACCCGGAGGGCAACGAGTTCTGCCTGCTCCCCAGGGCGGAGGCACACGGCGACCAGACGCCCCCGGGGCACTGA
- a CDS encoding alpha/beta hydrolase, which yields MIERAVLLWIHGGGWRARYHEDGAALGPLGLRVVAATYRFVAEAHWPAQLDDVRAAARSARAAADGLPLLVGGDSAGATLALHLALRGVDRPGDVAAALAYWSPIDPLDPQWRRLRAHDDPWAGLLGHPPADLDPATVDATVATHVGSGVPVLLVHGRDDRSVPVGQSVDLTARLLAAGHPVHTWITHGGHALDLDRPDIRAVTAAFLDSVLPTG from the coding sequence ATGATCGAACGCGCGGTGCTGCTCTGGATCCACGGCGGCGGCTGGCGAGCCCGGTACCACGAGGACGGCGCCGCCCTCGGCCCGCTCGGCCTGCGGGTGGTCGCGGCGACCTACCGCTTCGTGGCCGAGGCGCACTGGCCGGCCCAGCTCGACGACGTACGGGCGGCCGCCCGGTCGGCCCGGGCGGCCGCCGACGGGCTACCGCTGCTGGTCGGCGGCGACTCGGCGGGGGCCACCCTGGCCCTGCACCTGGCCCTGCGCGGCGTCGACCGGCCCGGCGACGTCGCGGCCGCGCTGGCGTACTGGTCGCCGATCGATCCCCTCGACCCGCAGTGGCGGCGGCTGCGCGCGCACGACGATCCGTGGGCCGGCCTGCTCGGCCACCCGCCCGCCGACCTGGACCCGGCCACGGTCGACGCGACCGTCGCCACGCACGTCGGTTCCGGCGTGCCGGTGCTGCTCGTGCACGGGCGCGACGACCGGTCCGTGCCGGTCGGCCAGTCGGTCGACCTCACCGCGCGGCTGCTGGCCGCCGGGCACCCGGTGCACACCTGGATCACCCACGGCGGGCACGCCCTCGACCTGGACCGTCCGGACATCCGGGCGGTGACCGCCGCGTTCCTGGACAGCGTCCTGCCGACCGGTTGA
- a CDS encoding lysophospholipid acyltransferase family protein yields the protein MPELVYPPVIAAAKTMFRVLDLRLTVAGGHHVPRTGGAVMASNHVSYLDFIFCGYGAHESRRLVRFMAKHEVFAHKVSGPLMRGMKHIPVNRRAGAGSYNTAVDALRRGEVVGVFPEATISRSFLVKELKNGAARMSQEAGVPLLPVALWGTQRLWTKGRPRTLTRRHTPITILVGEPMDPAAYPDAGTMTAELKGRLSALVDRAQREYPDGPAGADDTWWQPVHLGGTAPTLEEAAELDRRGRRASAA from the coding sequence ATGCCGGAACTCGTGTACCCGCCCGTGATCGCCGCCGCCAAGACGATGTTCCGGGTCCTCGACCTGCGCCTGACCGTGGCGGGCGGCCATCACGTGCCGCGTACGGGTGGCGCGGTCATGGCCAGCAACCACGTCAGCTACCTGGACTTCATCTTCTGCGGCTACGGGGCGCACGAGTCCCGCCGACTGGTCCGGTTCATGGCCAAGCACGAGGTCTTCGCGCACAAGGTCTCCGGCCCGCTGATGCGCGGCATGAAGCACATCCCGGTGAACCGCCGGGCCGGCGCCGGGTCGTACAACACGGCGGTGGACGCGCTGCGGCGCGGCGAGGTGGTCGGCGTCTTCCCGGAGGCCACGATCAGTCGGTCGTTCCTGGTCAAGGAGCTCAAGAACGGGGCCGCCCGGATGTCCCAGGAGGCCGGCGTGCCGCTGCTCCCGGTCGCGCTCTGGGGCACCCAGCGGCTCTGGACCAAGGGCCGGCCGCGCACCCTGACCCGCCGGCACACCCCGATCACCATCCTGGTCGGCGAGCCGATGGACCCGGCCGCGTACCCGGACGCCGGCACCATGACGGCGGAGCTGAAGGGCCGGCTGAGTGCGCTGGTGGACCGGGCGCAGCGGGAATACCCGGACGGCCCGGCCGGCGCGGACGACACCTGGTGGCAGCCGGTGCACCTCGGCGGCACCGCGCCGACCCTCGAGGAGGCCGCCGAGCTGGACCGCCGGGGCCGCCGCGCCTCCGCCGCCTGA
- a CDS encoding cysteine hydrolase family protein, with the protein MNRAALVVIDVQESFRQRPIWAHASQPDIVGQVDRLVGAARGRGDLVVWVLHAEPGTGTVFDPALGHVRLIDGLSPVDGEPTLVKTSHNAFTTTNLQQVLTLAGIREVTVCGIRTEQCVETTTRVGADLGYEMIFVTDATVTFPIPHRELPADASPERILADPRTLSTPDIVTRTEYALAGRFATIRTVAELTGAVPAGV; encoded by the coding sequence ATGAACAGAGCCGCACTCGTCGTCATCGACGTCCAGGAGTCGTTCCGCCAGCGCCCGATCTGGGCGCACGCCTCGCAGCCGGACATCGTCGGTCAGGTCGACCGGTTGGTCGGGGCCGCCCGCGGCCGGGGTGACCTGGTGGTGTGGGTCCTGCACGCCGAGCCCGGCACCGGCACGGTCTTCGACCCGGCCCTCGGCCACGTCCGGCTGATCGACGGGCTGTCCCCGGTCGACGGGGAACCGACGCTGGTCAAGACCTCGCACAACGCGTTCACCACCACCAACCTCCAGCAGGTGCTCACCCTCGCCGGGATCCGCGAGGTCACGGTCTGCGGGATCCGTACCGAGCAGTGCGTGGAGACCACCACCCGGGTCGGCGCCGACCTGGGCTACGAGATGATCTTCGTGACCGACGCGACGGTCACCTTCCCCATCCCGCACCGCGAGCTGCCCGCGGACGCGTCGCCGGAGCGGATCCTCGCCGACCCGCGCACGCTGTCGACACCGGACATCGTCACCCGCACCGAGTACGCCCTCGCCGGGCGGTTCGCCACCATCCGTACCGTCGCCGAGCTGACCGGCGCGGTGCCGGCCGGGGTCTGA
- a CDS encoding GlxA family transcriptional regulator: MARVVFLLVPQLHLLDLAGPAQVFSSAADLGYDYRLHYVAEASEVPTVQGVSLRADTGWPELDRDDLVVVPGWRPATHGPAGPVGADDLRRLADHHARGGTVASICAGAFALGRAGLLDGRRCTTHHEVQEELARRHRAARVVRDVLYVVDDRVVTSAGIASGIDVALHLVATRHGPSAAARIARTLVVYARRNGHEQQASAMMRHRSHLSDAVHRAQDLIDSHYSEPLPLAGLAAACGVSERTLSRLFRQATGLTPLGYQQLLRVERAEHLIGHGATVESAARAVGFTDARMLRRLRTRTRDSLPLAS, encoded by the coding sequence GTGGCCCGGGTCGTCTTCCTGCTGGTCCCGCAGCTGCACCTGCTGGACCTCGCCGGGCCGGCCCAGGTCTTCTCCAGCGCCGCCGACCTCGGGTACGACTACCGGCTGCACTACGTCGCCGAGGCCAGCGAGGTGCCGACCGTGCAGGGGGTGTCGCTGCGGGCCGACACCGGGTGGCCCGAGCTCGACCGCGACGACCTGGTGGTCGTACCCGGGTGGCGGCCAGCCACGCACGGGCCGGCGGGGCCGGTCGGGGCGGACGACCTGCGGCGGCTGGCCGACCACCACGCGCGCGGCGGCACGGTGGCGAGCATCTGCGCGGGCGCCTTCGCGCTCGGCCGGGCCGGCCTGCTCGACGGGCGGCGGTGCACCACCCACCACGAGGTGCAGGAGGAGCTGGCCCGGCGGCACCGGGCGGCCCGGGTGGTCCGCGACGTGCTCTACGTGGTCGACGACCGGGTGGTCACGTCGGCCGGCATCGCCAGTGGCATCGACGTGGCGCTGCACCTGGTGGCCACCCGGCACGGTCCGTCGGCGGCAGCCCGGATCGCCCGCACCCTGGTCGTGTATGCCCGGCGCAACGGCCACGAACAGCAGGCCAGCGCGATGATGCGGCACCGCTCGCACCTCTCCGACGCGGTGCACCGGGCGCAGGACCTGATCGACTCCCACTACTCGGAGCCGCTGCCGCTCGCCGGGCTGGCCGCCGCCTGCGGGGTGTCCGAGCGCACCCTGAGCCGGCTGTTCCGGCAGGCCACCGGGCTGACTCCGCTCGGCTACCAGCAACTGCTGCGGGTGGAGCGGGCCGAGCACCTGATCGGGCACGGCGCCACGGTGGAGTCGGCCGCCCGGGCCGTCGGCTTCACCGACGCCCGGATGCTCCGCCGCCTCCGCACCCGCACCCGCGACTCCCTCCCCCTGGCCAGCTGA
- a CDS encoding response regulator transcription factor has translation MDADPVAEDVTGAPPIGVAVVDDHPVVIDGVRAWLAAEPRLRVLATGDDPDVVLRAAPEAEVVLLDLRLHGRMVIDKLAELSAAGRRVVVYSEHTDPDTMLAALDAGAVAFLAKHEGREHCVATVLAAASDRPYVPPALAGAMVADRRPDRPALSDKEREALLLWFQSMSKASVARRMRISEHTVKQYVDRARIKYTRAGRPAATKAALLARAIEDGLVRPEEIGIYRSQASTDRPTP, from the coding sequence ATGGACGCAGACCCGGTGGCGGAGGACGTGACCGGCGCACCGCCGATCGGCGTGGCTGTGGTGGACGACCACCCGGTGGTGATCGACGGCGTGCGGGCCTGGCTGGCCGCCGAGCCGCGGCTGCGGGTACTGGCCACCGGGGACGATCCGGACGTGGTGCTCCGGGCCGCCCCGGAGGCCGAGGTGGTCCTGCTCGACCTGCGGCTGCACGGGCGGATGGTGATCGACAAGCTGGCCGAACTGAGCGCCGCCGGCCGGCGGGTGGTGGTCTACTCCGAGCACACCGACCCGGACACCATGCTCGCCGCGCTCGACGCGGGGGCGGTGGCCTTCCTCGCCAAGCATGAGGGACGCGAGCACTGCGTCGCCACCGTGCTCGCCGCGGCCAGCGACCGCCCGTACGTGCCGCCGGCGCTGGCCGGGGCGATGGTGGCCGATCGCCGGCCGGACCGGCCGGCCCTGTCCGACAAGGAGCGCGAGGCGCTGCTGCTGTGGTTCCAGTCGATGTCGAAGGCATCGGTGGCGCGCCGGATGCGGATCAGCGAGCACACCGTCAAGCAGTATGTGGACCGGGCGCGGATCAAGTACACCCGGGCGGGTCGGCCGGCCGCCACCAAGGCGGCGCTGCTGGCCCGGGCGATCGAGGACGGACTCGTCCGGCCGGAAGAGATCGGCATCTACCGGTCACAGGCGTCCACCGACCGGCCGACCCCCTAA
- a CDS encoding sensor histidine kinase, which translates to MPVAAATTSSPSAWDRPAGGAFTRIFTTLPALLRLTCGLVGAVAALAVRTPPVRVALLALVVATLTAWSVWYAVRALRRGVAGPLVAGDVALTTAACLLIPWLVAPEVLAGEGSWIAVLASTTVINAQATAPARWSVPAGLLVTAAYAAGAAAAGNGVEARAHAATLLVQTGCTAMLTAVMRRRIGRADRAFADYQRLARAAVVARTAREAERRQNRDLHDTVLATLTMVGLGAVAGPSAALRDRCAADLRTLAALADARSEPAVGPTALDDRLRAVLARLPELPVRATLAPCAVPAEVAEALAESATAALSNVVRHSPGASVTLCLARVADAVVVEVADDGPGFDPATVPPHRYGVRESIRGRMTTVGGRAEVVSAPGVGTRIRLEWPGVG; encoded by the coding sequence ATGCCGGTCGCTGCCGCCACGACCTCGTCGCCGTCCGCGTGGGACCGGCCGGCGGGCGGCGCGTTCACCCGTATCTTCACCACCCTGCCGGCGCTGCTCCGGCTGACCTGCGGTCTGGTCGGCGCGGTGGCCGCCCTCGCGGTTCGGACGCCGCCGGTCCGGGTGGCCCTGCTGGCGCTGGTGGTCGCGACGCTCACCGCCTGGTCGGTCTGGTACGCCGTCCGGGCCCTGCGGCGCGGCGTGGCCGGTCCGCTGGTGGCCGGCGACGTCGCGCTCACCACCGCGGCCTGCCTGCTCATCCCGTGGCTGGTCGCGCCGGAGGTGCTGGCGGGCGAGGGAAGCTGGATCGCGGTGCTGGCCAGCACCACCGTGATCAACGCCCAGGCCACCGCCCCGGCCCGTTGGTCCGTCCCGGCGGGGCTGCTGGTCACCGCCGCGTACGCGGCCGGCGCGGCGGCCGCCGGCAACGGCGTCGAGGCACGCGCACACGCCGCCACGCTGCTGGTGCAGACCGGCTGCACGGCGATGTTGACGGCGGTGATGCGGCGGCGGATCGGTCGCGCCGACCGGGCCTTCGCCGACTACCAGCGGCTGGCCCGGGCGGCGGTGGTGGCCCGTACCGCCCGGGAGGCCGAGCGACGGCAGAACCGGGACCTGCACGACACCGTCCTGGCCACGCTGACCATGGTCGGGCTCGGCGCGGTGGCCGGCCCCTCGGCCGCGCTGCGCGACCGGTGCGCGGCCGACCTGCGTACCCTCGCCGCCCTGGCCGACGCCCGGTCGGAGCCGGCGGTCGGGCCGACGGCGCTGGACGACCGGTTGCGGGCGGTCCTCGCTCGACTGCCCGAACTGCCGGTGCGCGCGACGCTGGCACCGTGCGCGGTCCCGGCGGAGGTCGCCGAGGCGCTCGCCGAGAGCGCCACCGCCGCGCTGTCCAACGTGGTCCGGCACTCGCCGGGCGCGAGCGTCACGCTGTGCCTGGCCCGGGTCGCCGACGCTGTCGTGGTCGAGGTGGCCGACGACGGCCCCGGCTTCGACCCGGCCACGGTCCCGCCCCACCGGTACGGGGTGCGCGAGTCGATCCGCGGCCGGATGACGACCGTCGGCGGACGCGCCGAGGTGGTGTCCGCCCCGGGGGTGGGTACCCGCATCCGGCTCGAGTGGCCTGGTGTCGGCTGA
- a CDS encoding NAD(P)-dependent oxidoreductase, translated as MGSESGRLRVAFLGLGRMGAPMARHVLKAGPDLTVWNRTRGRTDALAADGATVAPTPAAAARGRDVVVLMLADPEAVEQVLLGPDGVASGADPDTLVVDGSTIGPDASRRMATRLREHRLRYVDAPVYGSVGPATEGTLGVLAGGEKADVAAARPLLELWGDPGKVRHVGRVGAGSAAKLVRNLTLGLALAGIGDALRLAATLDLPPDVVDELIAAGPLGAAFPPVRRILASGPPETAGFTVDMLTKDLRLCLAAEPRLPLVDAAREVGEAAHATGHGQDDSRALPLRMRDAS; from the coding sequence ATGGGCAGCGAATCAGGGCGACTCCGGGTCGCCTTCCTCGGGCTCGGCCGGATGGGCGCCCCGATGGCCCGCCACGTGCTGAAAGCCGGACCCGACCTGACCGTCTGGAACCGTACCCGCGGCAGGACGGACGCCCTCGCCGCCGACGGCGCGACGGTGGCCCCCACGCCGGCCGCCGCGGCCCGCGGCCGGGACGTGGTGGTGCTGATGCTCGCCGACCCGGAGGCGGTCGAGCAGGTGCTGCTCGGCCCGGACGGGGTGGCCTCCGGCGCCGACCCGGACACCCTGGTCGTGGACGGCAGCACCATCGGTCCGGACGCCTCCCGCCGGATGGCGACCCGGCTGCGCGAGCACCGGCTGCGCTACGTGGACGCGCCGGTCTACGGCTCGGTCGGGCCGGCCACCGAGGGAACCCTGGGCGTGCTGGCCGGCGGGGAGAAGGCGGACGTCGCCGCGGCCCGCCCGCTCCTGGAGCTCTGGGGCGACCCGGGGAAGGTGCGGCACGTCGGGCGGGTGGGCGCCGGCAGCGCGGCGAAACTGGTCCGCAACCTCACCCTGGGCCTCGCCCTCGCCGGGATCGGCGACGCGCTGCGGCTGGCCGCCACCCTCGACCTCCCGCCCGACGTGGTGGACGAGCTCATCGCCGCCGGGCCGCTCGGCGCGGCCTTCCCGCCCGTACGCCGGATCCTGGCGTCCGGACCGCCGGAGACCGCCGGCTTCACCGTCGACATGCTCACCAAGGACCTGCGGCTGTGCCTGGCCGCCGAGCCCCGGCTGCCGCTGGTGGACGCGGCCCGAGAGGTGGGGGAGGCGGCCCACGCAACCGGCCACGGCCAGGACGACAGCCGTGCCCTGCCGCTCCGGATGCGCGACGCGTCCTGA
- a CDS encoding class I SAM-dependent methyltransferase gives MPHHRPAEPDIRRYYTEVFAEAERLHRAPQGRLESVRTRDLLCRLLPAPPATVLDVGGGPGAYAGWLAAAGHRVHLVDLVPAHVAAARDAHPGITASVGDARDLPLPDDSVDATLLLGPLYHLTERADRVTALREAARLTRPGGPVVAAVISRNAALMDLTRQGRVDERTRPILLATYASGVNDPETGFTTAYFHRPEQVVQEFTAAGLPVPDLYGVEGSLWPLLDALDV, from the coding sequence ATGCCACATCATCGACCGGCCGAGCCGGACATCCGGCGGTACTACACCGAGGTCTTCGCCGAGGCGGAGCGGCTGCACCGCGCCCCGCAGGGGCGGCTGGAGTCGGTGCGTACCCGGGATCTGCTGTGCCGGCTGCTGCCCGCCCCGCCGGCGACGGTGCTCGACGTCGGCGGCGGCCCCGGCGCGTACGCCGGCTGGCTCGCGGCGGCCGGCCACCGGGTGCACCTGGTCGACCTGGTCCCGGCGCACGTGGCCGCCGCCCGGGACGCCCACCCGGGGATCACCGCCAGCGTCGGGGACGCGCGGGACCTGCCGCTGCCCGACGATTCGGTGGACGCGACCCTGCTGCTGGGTCCGCTCTACCACCTCACCGAGCGGGCGGACCGGGTGACCGCGCTGCGCGAGGCGGCCCGGCTGACCCGTCCGGGCGGTCCGGTGGTCGCGGCGGTGATCAGCCGCAACGCGGCGCTGATGGACCTGACCCGGCAGGGCCGGGTGGACGAGCGCACCCGGCCGATCCTGCTCGCCACGTACGCCAGCGGGGTGAACGACCCCGAGACCGGCTTCACCACCGCCTACTTCCACCGCCCGGAACAGGTGGTGCAAGAGTTCACCGCGGCCGGCCTTCCGGTCCCGGACCTGTACGGGGTGGAGGGTTCGCTCTGGCCGCTGCTGGACGCGCTCGACGTCTGA
- a CDS encoding septum formation family protein, whose amino-acid sequence MRRWRGGTALAALIMVVLAGCGAPAGTDGDLTDDWRPVGKVEQFTPKVGDCHLIGDPTSYLTSYQPVDCAQPHLVETFHIGRFTGALAARPSPPRVGSAVLRPAFAECDTQAREFLGGDWHAARLVVQVAPASPSGWAGGSRWFRCDVFEVSAVETDGDSRSDWPAQHAGTLRDALKDPASPLAYGCLEGTIGGLLQVPCTSAHWIEYAGTWTAPEVPFATLAGDEDRIHAACRTVIAGYVKLPVDRLLPYRTSTLYGLPSQAAWARGDRQVRCFVWSYDLMKRSVKGGGPRALPVH is encoded by the coding sequence ATGCGACGGTGGCGTGGCGGGACGGCGTTGGCCGCCCTGATCATGGTGGTGCTGGCCGGGTGCGGTGCGCCGGCCGGGACGGACGGCGACCTGACCGACGACTGGCGTCCGGTCGGCAAGGTCGAGCAGTTCACCCCGAAGGTGGGCGACTGCCACCTGATCGGCGACCCGACCAGCTACCTGACCAGCTACCAGCCGGTGGACTGCGCCCAACCGCACCTGGTCGAGACGTTCCACATCGGCCGGTTCACCGGGGCGCTGGCGGCCCGGCCCAGCCCGCCGAGGGTGGGTTCGGCGGTACTTCGGCCGGCGTTCGCCGAGTGCGACACCCAGGCCCGCGAGTTCCTGGGCGGGGACTGGCACGCCGCCCGCCTGGTGGTGCAGGTCGCGCCGGCGTCGCCGAGCGGCTGGGCCGGGGGCAGCCGCTGGTTCCGCTGCGACGTCTTCGAGGTCAGCGCGGTCGAGACCGACGGCGACAGCCGATCAGACTGGCCCGCCCAGCACGCCGGCACCCTCCGCGACGCGCTGAAGGATCCGGCGTCGCCGCTGGCGTACGGGTGCCTGGAGGGAACCATCGGGGGGCTGCTCCAGGTGCCCTGCACCAGCGCACACTGGATCGAGTACGCCGGCACCTGGACCGCCCCGGAGGTGCCCTTCGCCACCCTGGCCGGCGACGAGGACCGGATCCACGCCGCCTGCCGGACGGTGATCGCCGGCTACGTCAAGCTGCCGGTCGACCGCCTCCTGCCGTACCGCACCAGCACCCTGTACGGGCTGCCCTCGCAGGCGGCGTGGGCCCGCGGTGACCGGCAGGTCCGGTGCTTCGTCTGGTCGTACGACCTGATGAAGAGGTCGGTGAAGGGTGGCGGGCCGAGGGCGCTGCCGGTCCACTGA
- a CDS encoding alpha/beta fold hydrolase — translation MVMELDIRLADGRTLHVYDTGGADRLAVFWHHGTPNIGAPPAPMFAAADRLGLRWVSHDRPGYGGSTPLPGRDIASAATDVAAVADALGIDRFAAMGHSGGGPHALACGALLPDRVLAVVSGAGMAPYDAQGLDWFAGMIPSGVASLRAAAAGREAKEQHEASGAEYDPEFTPADLAALNGEWSWFGSVVGPATQAGPGGLIDDDLAYVSTWGFDPPRIASPVLLLHGGRDGMVPPSHGEWLARHCPTAELRRYPEDGHISVLTHAEAALEWLRERADATHGADLK, via the coding sequence ATGGTGATGGAGCTGGACATTCGGCTGGCCGACGGCCGCACCCTGCACGTCTACGACACCGGCGGGGCGGACCGGCTCGCCGTCTTCTGGCACCACGGCACCCCGAACATCGGCGCGCCGCCCGCGCCCATGTTCGCGGCGGCCGATCGGCTCGGCCTCCGCTGGGTCTCCCACGACCGGCCCGGGTACGGCGGGTCCACGCCGCTGCCCGGCCGCGACATCGCCTCGGCGGCCACCGACGTGGCGGCGGTCGCCGACGCGCTGGGCATCGACCGGTTCGCGGCGATGGGCCATTCCGGCGGCGGTCCGCACGCCCTGGCCTGCGGCGCGCTCCTGCCGGACCGCGTGCTCGCCGTGGTCAGCGGCGCCGGGATGGCCCCGTACGACGCCCAGGGGCTGGACTGGTTCGCCGGCATGATCCCGTCCGGGGTGGCGTCGCTGCGCGCCGCCGCCGCGGGCCGCGAGGCGAAGGAGCAGCACGAGGCCTCCGGCGCCGAGTACGACCCCGAGTTCACCCCGGCCGACCTGGCCGCCCTGAACGGCGAATGGTCCTGGTTCGGCAGCGTGGTCGGCCCGGCGACCCAGGCCGGCCCGGGCGGGCTGATCGACGACGACCTGGCGTACGTGTCGACGTGGGGATTCGATCCGCCGCGGATCGCGTCGCCGGTGCTGCTGCTGCACGGCGGCCGGGACGGGATGGTGCCGCCGTCGCACGGCGAGTGGCTGGCGCGGCACTGTCCCACCGCCGAGCTGCGGCGGTACCCGGAGGACGGGCACATCTCCGTGCTCACCCACGCCGAGGCCGCGCTGGAGTGGCTCCGCGAACGCGCCGACGCAACGCACGGTGCCGACCTGAAGTAG
- a CDS encoding alpha/beta fold hydrolase, with protein sequence MTLAHDVAGSGPTVVLLHSTACDRRMWDPQLPALVDAGYRVVRSDMRGYGDSPVPDRPYDNAQDVIELLDLLGVEEFALVGSSGGGRVALEVAARWPHRVTSLALLCTALAGHEPSAELRAFGEREDELLEAGDVAGATDLNVELWLGPHADEATREAVREMQRHAFEVQLAAVEEYPPIRPDFDLADITAPTLLISGDHDLPDFRQIAVRLSKELADARHRELDWAGHLPSLERPEAVNPLLLDFLREHAGAGRERRG encoded by the coding sequence ATGACACTTGCGCACGATGTGGCCGGAAGCGGTCCGACGGTGGTCCTGCTCCATTCCACGGCCTGCGACCGGCGGATGTGGGACCCGCAGTTGCCGGCCCTGGTCGATGCCGGCTATCGAGTGGTACGCAGCGACATGCGGGGCTACGGCGACTCGCCCGTCCCGGACCGGCCGTACGACAACGCCCAGGACGTCATAGAGCTGCTGGATCTGCTCGGCGTCGAGGAGTTCGCGCTGGTCGGGTCGTCCGGCGGTGGCCGGGTGGCGCTGGAGGTCGCCGCCCGGTGGCCGCACCGGGTCACGTCGCTGGCGCTGCTCTGCACCGCGCTGGCCGGGCACGAGCCCAGCGCCGAGCTCCGGGCGTTCGGCGAGCGGGAGGACGAGCTGCTGGAGGCGGGGGACGTCGCCGGCGCGACCGACCTCAACGTGGAACTCTGGCTGGGTCCGCACGCCGACGAGGCGACCCGCGAAGCGGTACGCGAGATGCAGCGGCACGCCTTCGAGGTGCAACTGGCCGCCGTGGAGGAGTACCCGCCGATCCGGCCCGATTTCGACCTCGCCGACATCACCGCCCCCACCCTGCTGATCTCCGGCGACCACGACCTGCCGGACTTCCGCCAGATCGCGGTCCGCCTGTCGAAGGAGTTGGCCGATGCCCGGCACCGCGAACTCGACTGGGCGGGTCACCTGCCCAGCCTGGAGCGCCCCGAGGCGGTGAATCCGCTGCTGCTCGACTTCCTGCGGGAGCACGCCGGGGCTGGCCGGGAACGACGGGGCTGA
- a CDS encoding SigE family RNA polymerase sigma factor, whose product MRPDLEREYIEYVTARLPRLHRTAYLLCADTFQADDIVQTTLTALYVNWKRAAAADNLDGYVHRIMVRRYLDERRRPWSKVLLGDRLPELSAPADHRVEERDALMTALRSLPRGQRAVVVLRFFGDLSIEATAEALGCSAGNVKSQCSRGLATLREALDARYPVTTAQGARDQS is encoded by the coding sequence ATGCGGCCCGACCTCGAACGGGAGTACATCGAGTACGTGACGGCGCGGTTGCCCCGCCTGCATCGCACGGCGTACCTGCTCTGCGCCGACACATTTCAGGCGGACGACATCGTCCAGACGACGCTCACGGCGCTCTACGTGAACTGGAAGCGAGCCGCCGCCGCGGACAACCTCGACGGGTACGTGCACCGGATCATGGTGCGGCGCTACCTCGACGAACGGCGGCGACCGTGGTCGAAGGTGCTGCTCGGCGACCGTCTCCCGGAACTGTCCGCACCCGCCGACCACCGTGTCGAGGAGCGAGACGCGTTGATGACGGCACTGCGGTCGTTGCCCAGGGGCCAGCGGGCCGTCGTGGTGCTGCGCTTCTTTGGTGACCTGTCGATCGAGGCGACCGCGGAAGCCCTCGGATGCTCGGCGGGCAACGTCAAGAGCCAGTGCTCGCGGGGTCTTGCCACCCTGCGCGAAGCGCTTGACGCACGGTATCCGGTCACGACCGCACAGGGAGCGAGGGACCAGTCATGA